In Juglans microcarpa x Juglans regia isolate MS1-56 chromosome 7D, Jm3101_v1.0, whole genome shotgun sequence, the following are encoded in one genomic region:
- the LOC121239879 gene encoding uncharacterized protein LOC121239879 yields MQISKDELLLLKPLLLMLTLFFTSVAQDAPTSFCGKIRIQYPFLNNSNSTESSLLHRMIQCKSQKLYFRTSVGLFPVSSINYTRKFLTISHRRCSSSEHYVSPLLLSAGFPPPPPPLLNSLLLFNCSNKAHPFSPVIRNCTRFPASCGSSSKVQKLEQKPGVPHSSCLLVDDLEKLGVGFSPKDFDCSHYSHLHRSLSGESYEEYHHELGTRISFDIPDHVPNPCNECEKPNGNCGVGLRCICHPNECKDKVISMGGSLDTFGIVLFSLISLVLVIISTQ; encoded by the exons ATGCAGATCAGCAAGGATGAGCTCCTTCTTCTAAAACCTCTGCTTCTCATGCTCACTTTATTTTTCACTTCTGTAGCTCAAGATGCTCCAACAAGCTTTTGCGGCAAAATCCGAATCCAATACCCCTTTCTGAATAATTCGAATTCAACCGAGTCCTCTCTACTACACCGAATGATTCAATGCAAATCCCAGAAGCTATACTTTAGAACCTCAGTTGGTCTTTTTCCTGTATCTTCCATCAATTACACCAGAAAATTCCTGACCATCTCTCACCGCCGTTGCTCTTCTTCAGAACACTATGTGTCTCCTTTACTTCTCTCGGCTggttttcctcctcctcctcctccattgCTCAACTCACTTCTTCTCTTCAACTGCTCAAACAAAGCACATCCCTTTTCACCCGTTATCCGAAACTGCACTCGCTTCCCTGCATCATGTGGATCTTCTTCTAAAGTTCAGAAACTAGAACAAAAACCAGGAGTTCCTCATTCATCATGTTTACTTGTTGATGATCTGGAAAAGCTGGGAGTGGGTTTTAGTCCAAAAGATTTCGACTGCTCCCATTACAGCCATTTACACAGATCCTTATCTGGTGAAAGCTACGAAGAATATCATCATGAGCTGGGAACAAGGATTTCCTTTGACATTCCTGATCACGTACCGAATCCGTGTAACGAGTGCGAGAAACCTAATGGTAATTGTGGAGTTGGGTTGAGGTGCATCTGCCACCCAAACGAGTGCA AAGATAAGGTCATTTCTATGGGCGGATCCCTTGACACTTTTGGTATTGttctcttttctttgatttctttgGTCCTTGTAATCATTTCCACTCAATGA
- the LOC121239725 gene encoding dehydration-responsive element-binding protein 1F-like translates to MDSENIQSLFSSSSSSSSSCQLSPYRAWQNPNPPLISQAPCISSQKRIKAGRKKYKVRRHPLYRGVRQRNGKNWVSEVRTGPKSKSRIWLGTYAAPEMAARAYDAAALAIRGTMAVLNFPDSAWLVPRARSSSPRDIQVAALMAAEAFKPGVVSSSSCSSSTTLLPNKTQDKVLETSKGENKDQKVLEPLSLEIVSGNKSSSDDGEEVPNQYSTFFFDEEALFNMPGLLDSMAEGLILTPPAIGGGFDWDDHDFTCDMDLTLWSD, encoded by the coding sequence ATGGACTCTGAAAATATTCAGTCTTTGttttcctcatcatcatcatcatcttcctcatgcCAGCTTTCTCCATACAGAGCATGGCAGAACCCTAACCCTCCATTAATATCCCAAGCTCCATGCATATCATCACAGAAGCGAATTAAAGCCGGGAGAAAGAAGTACAAAGTGAGGCGCCACCCATTATATAGAGGTGTTCGGCAAAGAAATGGCAAAAACTGGGTTTCTGAAGTACGTACTGGACCGAAAAGTAAGTCGAGAATATGGTTGGGGACTTATGCTGCCCCAGAAATGGCAGCTAGGGCATATGATGCGGCTGCCTTAGCAATTCGGGGAACTATGGCTGTGCTCAATTTTCCTGACTCAGCTTGGCTTGTTCCACGAGCTAGGTCATCTTCTCCTAGGGATATACAGGTGGCCGCTTTAATGGCTGCCGAGGCTTTTAAGCCAGGCGTTGTATCGTCTTCCTCCTGCTCCTCCAGTACTACCCTTCTACCTAATAAGACCCAAGATAAGGTTTTGGAAACTTCCAAGGGAGAGAACAAAGATCAGAAGGTCTTAGAACCTTTGTCATTAGAAATTGTCTCTGGTAATAAGAGCTCCTCTGATGATGGTGAAGAGGTTCCAAACCAGTATAGTACGTTTTTCTTTGACGAGGAAGCATTGTTCAATATGCCAGGTTTATTGGACAGCATGGCGGAGGGCTTGATTCTTACACCACCAGCTATAGGTGGAGGATTTGATTGGGATGATCATGACTTTACATGTGACATGGATTTGACTTTATGGAGCGATTGA
- the LOC121239880 gene encoding stress-response A/B barrel domain-containing protein At5g22580 has translation MGDFKHLVIAKFKEDVVVEEILKGMEKLASDLEAVKSFEWGQDIESQDMLRQGFTHAFIMTFHKKEDFTAFLGHPNHVEFSTTFSAAIEKIVLLDFPAVLVKAPA, from the exons ATGGGAGATTTCAAGCACTTGGTGATTGCTAAGTTCAAGGAAGatgtggtggtggaggagattTTGAAAGGGATGGAGAAGTTGGCTTCTGATCTTGAAGCTGTCAAGTCCTTTGAATG GGGGCAGGACATTGAAAGCCAAGACATGCTTAGACAAGGCTTTACTCATGCCTTCATAATGACATTCCACAAGAAGGAAGACTTCACTGCATTTCTCGGTCATCCTAATCATGTCGAATTCTCCACAACATTTTCTGCAGCTATTGAAAAGATCGTGCTGCTTGATTTCCCAGCTGTTCTTGTCAAGGCGCCAgcatga